A window of Bacteroidota bacterium genomic DNA:
AAAAATACAATTTTGCCATGGCTATAATGATAACCGATGAGTGCATTAATTGTGGCGCTTGCGAACCCGAGTGCCCGAATACTGCCATATATGAGGCCGGAGTAATGTGGGCTTACGGCGACGGGAACGAAATTAGCGGTACATTTTTATACGACGGCAAGGAGTTAAACGCCGAAGAAAAGCACGAGCCGATAAATA
This region includes:
- a CDS encoding 4Fe-4S dicluster domain-containing protein, translating into MAIMITDECINCGACEPECPNTAIYEAGVMWAYGDGNEISGTFLYDGKELNAEEKHEPINKEVYYIVPDKCTECEGFHEEPQCAAVCPVDCCVPDPDHVETKEHLLTKKEWLHL